A stretch of DNA from Clostridia bacterium:
TGCAGTTGGCGACGCCGCCGAACTTGGCCGCCAAATCGTACTCGCCCGCTTGCGTGTAAAAGTCGATTTGCATAGGCAATAGATTCATGGGGCACACGTCCGCGCACGCGCCGCAATTAATGCACGCGTTGGGCTCGCTGACGTCTATCTCTTCGGGCAACAGCATCAAAAAGCCAGACGAGGTCTTGGTGGTGTAGACGTCCGTGCTGGCCATGGCGGGGCCCATCATCGGGCCGCCCGACACGAACATGGCCGCCTCGGGTTTGGCGCCGCAGTCCTCGCGGATGGCGCCGAAGTTGGTGCCGAATTTGACGAGGAGATTCTTGGGGTGGACGCAACCTCTTCCCGACACGGTCATCACGCGCTCGTAAAGGGGTTTGTTCAACTCCACCGCTTCGTAGACCGCGAGGGCGGTGGCCACGTTCTGCACGACGCACCCCGCGTCCGCGGGCAGTTTGCCCACGGGCACTTTGCGGCCCGTACAGCTGAAGATGAGGTGCTTCTCGCTACCCATCGGGTAGGCCTTTTTGAGTACGACCACTTGCATATCGTCGTATTTTTCAAATAGCGCGATGCAGTCGGGCTTATTGGCCTCTATGCCCACGTATATCTGCGTCACGCCCAAGGCTTTGGCCAGCAGGCGTATGCCCGCCGCCACGTCCTCGGTGCGCTCTATCATCAAGCGGTAGTCGCAGGTGAGGTAGGGCTCGCACTCGGCCGCGTTGATGACCAACGCGTCCACCGCGGTGCGGGGGCTCAACTTGACCTCGGTGGGGAAGCCCGCGCCGCCCATGCCCACTATGCCCGCCTCGCGGATACGCGCCTTGACGGTCGCGGGTTCGCGGTCGGCCAAAGGCTCCAACTCCATCTTGCGGTAGTGGTGGTCGTTCTGAATGACGATGTAGTCGGATTCGGTACCGTTGATATTTTTGCGTTTTTCCACGCCCATCACCGTGCCCGACACGCTCGAATAGATATTGGCGCCGATGTAGCCCGCTTCTTTGGCTATCAGTTGCCCCATATACACGTCGTCGCCTTGGGCGACCGTGGGCGTAGAGGGCTTGCCGCTGTGCTGTTGCACGCAAATAGCCACGATATCGGGAGCGTCCAATACCTCTATGGGCACGTCCTTCGACAGGTCTTTGTTGTCGGGGACGTGTATGCCCTTTGCAAAATACTTTCCTTTTTGCGCTTTCATTTGAACTCCTTGTATCTATGCGGCGGTTGCCCGCTCGCGTTTATTCGAGATGCACGGACAGGTCGTCCGCCGTACTGTATACCGCCAACCCGTCGTCCGTGCGGTACACGGCGACCACGCGGATGCCGTTCGCCTTGGCGTATTCGCCCGTGGCGAAGGCTTTGAGCCTATCCAATCCGCCCACCGTCAGCGCGGTGGACAGCGCGTCGCCCATACAGGCGTTGGGGGACAGGACGGTGACGGACAGCAAGTCCCCGTTCGCGGGCCGTCCCGTAGTGGGGTTGACGAGGTGCGAATAGCGCACGCCGTCCACCACGTAGTAGTTTTGGTAGTCGCCCGAGGTGGAGGCCGTGAGATCCATCGCCGGCAGGGTGCAGTAGGTGGGGTTGGTTTCGGTTCCTCTGGGGTGGGTGAGTGACAAGTCCCACGCCGCGCCCTTTCGATTTTTCAATAACAGCAGGCTGCTTGCGCCGAAACTTATATAGCCTTTGTCCACGCCGTGTGCGCGGCAGTAGTCGCGTATGCGGTCTACGACGTAGCCTTTGGCTATCCCGCCCAAGTCCACCCGCGCGTAGTAGGTCACGCCCTCGACGGTGGTGGCCGTGCCGTGTTTCACCAAGGCGTAGTCGTCCGTTCCCTCCGTGTGTATTTGCTCGATTTTGCGCATATCCGTCAACTGACGGAATGCCGCCACGTACCGTTCGTCGGGCAGGGGGAGCGCGCCGTCCTCGGTTTTGGCGCGGTCGTAGGGTGCCGTTGCGCCCTCTTTGCGGGGCAGGAAGCCCCACAAATCGACCAACCAATACACGGTGGGGTCGTACAGACCTTGGGTGAGGTCGTAGGCCTCTTTCGCCTTCGTCATTACGTCGTAGGTCAGGGCCGAAACGGGCACCGTTTCTTCGTCCGCGGCGGCGTTGAATCGCGCGATGTCCGAAGCGTCGTCCGTGACGTCCACGGCGCGTTGCACCTCGGCGACGAGGGTGCGGCAGTAGGCTTCCAACTCCGCGTTTCGCGCATAATCCACCACCTGTAGCACCGAGCCGAGCCCGAACACCGAATAGGATTGCCCTTGCGGCGTACAGCCCGCCGAGCAAACGCACGACGCAAGTATTACGAGCGTTACGCCCACCAATGCCCAATAGCCGACTTTACTCATACGTTTATATCATAGAATATCGCGCGCGAAAAATCAAGACCAAGCGCGTATTTTGTGTCGTTTGGGACAAAAAAAATTGCGCCATAGGCGCAATGAAAAAGCGACCGTCTGCGGTACGGCGGTGTCAGTCGGCGGGAATATACCCTTTGACCGACCGCAAGGGGCGCACCTTGCCGTGCGCCGCCAACACCGTGCCCGGGTTGAGTACGGCGTTCGCGCCCACTTCGGCGAAGTCGCCCACCAATGCGCCCAATTTGCGCAGGGTAGTGGGGTAACGTACACCCCCTATTTGCACCGCGACGGGGGCGTTGTCCTGGCGCAGATTGGATAGTATCACCCCCGCGCCGAGGTGCGCGTAGGCGCCCAGAACGCTATCGCCCACGTAGTTGAGGTGCGCCACCGTGGCGTGTGACAGTAATATCGTGTTTTTGAGTTCGGCGGCGTGCCCGACCACCGCGCCTTTGCCCACGTAGTTGGCGCCTCTCAGGTAGGCGTGGGGCTTGACGACCGCTCCTTCCGCAATGATGCACGGGGCGGACAAACGCGCGTCCTCGGCTATCCGCGCGGTGGGGTGCGCCCATATCTGCAACCCGATTTGTTCGTATTCGGCGGGGAGAGAGCGGGCGAGGTCTATGAGGGCGGCTTCGAGGTCGGACAGCACTTCCCACGGCAGTCCCGCCACGAGGCGGACGGCCATCGGTTCGTCCGACGCTTGCCAAAGATCGTAGAAATCCATACGCTATGTTATGCCCACAGGTGGGGCGGATATTCGCCCGCACGACGAAGTTTGGCGATGGCCGCCCGCACGCGGCGCAGATCTTCGGCGTAGGTCAGGCCGTACCAACGGCTCTTGGCCCGTACCACTTTGAAAAGGCTGTGCGTGCGCCCCACGAACTCGCTTATCACGTCGCCCAGATAACATTCGGGACGGGCGTTTTGGGCGAGGAAGGTGGCAAAGCACTTGGCGGCGGTGGGCACGATGGCGGGCTGCATGGCATAGAGGTTCATATTGACCGCGGTATTCTCGCTCACGTAGCGGCGGCAGGTGTCGTCCTCCGCGTACAGTTTGCCCACCGCGTCGCGGCATAGGGTGCATTCGCATATCCCCACGAGTTTATCCTTTTCGGTCAGGCAGATACCTCGGTGCACGGGCGTTCTCGCCACCGTTTTCCCTGCGGGATAGACCACGCAGCCGAATTCGCCCATGGCGGATAGGTCGACCGCTTGGGCGATGGCCTCACGGCCGTAGAAGTCGTCCGCGTTCATCACGACGAAGGGTTCTTTGAGTCCTTGCGCTCCGCACAAAAACGCGTGTCCCGTGCCCAAAGGCGGGCAATCTTCGTCGAAGCCGTACACGGCGGGCGGCGTTTGTTCGACGTACTCGACGGACAATTTTCCCCCTATACGTACCCCCACCGTTTGCGCAAAACGCGCCGCGTTTTCTTTCGCCACCACGATTACGGCGCGCGTTACGCCCGCTCTTATAGCGTCGTACAAGGCGTAGTCGACCAAGGTGCATTCGTCCTCGTCTACCGTCGCCAATTGCTTGTCGCCAGCTTGGTGCCCGCCGAAGCGTTTGCCCCAGCCTCCCGCCAAAATCAATGCTACCATATAGATAGCGTATGACGGGCGCCATACAAACGTGACGGGACAAAAAAACGGCCTCGACAAGAGTCGAAGCCGTTTGGTGGATCAGCCGATTATTATTTCTCGCTGATGGCGCCGACGGGACAGCTTGCTTCGCAAGCGCCGCAATCGATGCACTCGTTGGGGTTGATTTCGTATTTGCCGTCGCCCTCGGCGATCGCTTCTACGGGGCAGTTCGCCGCGCAGCTGCCGCAACTGATACATTCATTGCTAATGATTCTTGCCATAATGATTCTCCTTTTGGTTTTGGTAATTCCATTATATCACGCCGTGTGCCAAGTTGCAAACGTTTTTCGCCAATCTTCTCATTTTATTCGTCGCCTTCGCCGTCGGGAATCTCGTCCGTATCGTCTTGGTCGTCTGTTTCGTCCACGCCCGCGCTTTCGTAGCCCTGCAACTGGTTGAGCGGATAGCGCTTGATCTCCATAATGTCGTCGTGCGCTATACGCACCAACACTTCTTTGCGGATCATGTCCAAACTGTCCACCACGCCTTCGCCGTCGGGGGTGGTGACGCGGCTCTTGACCTTGGGCATCTCCTTGGCCACTTCCATATAGTATTCGCTCTCGTACTTCAGACAGCACATCAACTTGCCGCACATACCGCTGATCTTGGTGGGCGACAAAGACAGCCCTTGCACTTTGGCCATCTTGATGGTGACCTTCTCGAAGTCGGTCAAAAAGGCGTGACAGCAGCAGGGCCGCCCGCAGGGAGCCAACGCGCCGCGCATTTTGATATCGTCGCGTTCAAACAACTGACACAGTTCGATACGCGCGTGCAAGGTCGCCGCCAAGTCCTTGACCAACTCGCGGAAGTCCACTCTGCCGTCCGCGGTGAAGTACAACAGCACTTTTTTGCCGTCGAAGGTGTACACGCAGTCCACGAATTTGAGTTTCAGCTTGTGCTTTTCCGCCTTTTGTTGGGCGATTTTCATCGCGTCCTCGCGCATGCCCGCCAAGCGCACGGCCTGCGCTTCGTCTTTGGCCGTGGCCAGACGCAGGACGGGTTTGAGCTCGTGCTTGACGGCCTCGTCTTCCACTTCGCGGTTGGCTATGACGACGTGGCCGTACTCCAAGCCGCGCGCGGTCTCGACTATGACGTTGTCGCCCACGCGGAATTCCACGCCGTTGGGATTGAAATAATAGACCTTTTTACCAGTCGGATATTTTACGCCTACGATTGTGCGCATTGATGTTTTACCTCCAGCATAGTGAGTAGCAGGTTGTCCGCCACGTTGACGGCGGTGCAGTAGGCCGCTACCCGCAGTTTCGATTCGTTGATGACGTCCAATATCATCGGCAAGGAGCGCACGGGATAGAGGGGCGCGATGCGACGATAGACGGGCAGTTTGTCGCGATATACGACGAATTCCTCGACGCCTTCTTTGACGAACATAACGTCTTTGATGGCCAACTCCAGCACGTCGAGGGTTTTGGCCAAGGAGTCCTTGGCGAAGATGGGGCGATAGAGATAGAAGGGCACTTCGGCCACGCGGTTGAGCCCCGCCAGCACGTCCACCACCTCGTCGACGAGGGCGAAGTAGTCCTCGTCCCGTCCCAACTCGCACGCCAAGGTCAGGTTGCCCATGGCGGCTTTGGCGAATACGGCGGACGTGGCTATGCCCTCCGCTTCCAATATCGCCACCGTTTGTTCCTCCGAAAAGGGGGTGAGCGTCAGCGTCTTCACGCGCGAAAGAATGGTGGGCAATACCCCTTTTTCGCGCTCGGCGGATAGCAAAAACAGCACGTTTGCGTTGGGTTCCTCGAGCGTTTTCAAGAGTATGTTCTGCACGCGCTCGGTTTGCAGGTGCATATTGCGCAACACGTAGATTTTCTTGCCGCCCTCCAACGATCCGAGCATAGCGTCCTCCACGATATCTTGCGCTTTTTCCGCTTTGATGGTCTCGCCCTCGGGATTCGGCTCGGACACGTCCACCTTGTTGCGGCCGAACACTTTGCGGCACTCGGCGCAGGACAGACATACGGTCGGGCAGTACGCGCGGGCACACATCAGTAGAAGCAGTTGCTCCAAGGCCAACTTATCTTCGCTGAGTACCAAGTAGGCGTGCGACATACGCGCGGCCTCGCGGTCGAAAATGCGCCATACGTCGCTGTCTTTCAGCGCTTTGAGCAACGTCGCGTTCGTCCTTACTTCCATTGTGCCACCACCGTGAAGTTTTGGTAACCCCACTGTATCATT
This window harbors:
- the rsxC gene encoding electron transport complex subunit RsxC, which codes for MKAQKGKYFAKGIHVPDNKDLSKDVPIEVLDAPDIVAICVQQHSGKPSTPTVAQGDDVYMGQLIAKEAGYIGANIYSSVSGTVMGVEKRKNINGTESDYIVIQNDHHYRKMELEPLADREPATVKARIREAGIVGMGGAGFPTEVKLSPRTAVDALVINAAECEPYLTCDYRLMIERTEDVAAGIRLLAKALGVTQIYVGIEANKPDCIALFEKYDDMQVVVLKKAYPMGSEKHLIFSCTGRKVPVGKLPADAGCVVQNVATALAVYEAVELNKPLYERVMTVSGRGCVHPKNLLVKFGTNFGAIREDCGAKPEAAMFVSGGPMMGPAMASTDVYTTKTSSGFLMLLPEEIDVSEPNACINCGACADVCPMNLLPMQIDFYTQAGEYDLAAKFGGVANCISCGCCAYVCPAKRALTQSIALCKQKLNERRQKQ
- a CDS encoding UDP-N-acetylglucosamine pyrophosphorylase, giving the protein MDFYDLWQASDEPMAVRLVAGLPWEVLSDLEAALIDLARSLPAEYEQIGLQIWAHPTARIAEDARLSAPCIIAEGAVVKPHAYLRGANYVGKGAVVGHAAELKNTILLSHATVAHLNYVGDSVLGAYAHLGAGVILSNLRQDNAPVAVQIGGVRYPTTLRKLGALVGDFAEVGANAVLNPGTVLAAHGKVRPLRSVKGYIPAD
- a CDS encoding stage 0 sporulation family protein, coding for MRTIVGVKYPTGKKVYYFNPNGVEFRVGDNVIVETARGLEYGHVVIANREVEDEAVKHELKPVLRLATAKDEAQAVRLAGMREDAMKIAQQKAEKHKLKLKFVDCVYTFDGKKVLLYFTADGRVDFRELVKDLAATLHARIELCQLFERDDIKMRGALAPCGRPCCCHAFLTDFEKVTIKMAKVQGLSLSPTKISGMCGKLMCCLKYESEYYMEVAKEMPKVKSRVTTPDGEGVVDSLDMIRKEVLVRIAHDDIMEIKRYPLNQLQGYESAGVDETDDQDDTDEIPDGEGDE
- a CDS encoding FAD:protein FMN transferase, which encodes MSKVGYWALVGVTLVILASCVCSAGCTPQGQSYSVFGLGSVLQVVDYARNAELEAYCRTLVAEVQRAVDVTDDASDIARFNAAADEETVPVSALTYDVMTKAKEAYDLTQGLYDPTVYWLVDLWGFLPRKEGATAPYDRAKTEDGALPLPDERYVAAFRQLTDMRKIEQIHTEGTDDYALVKHGTATTVEGVTYYARVDLGGIAKGYVVDRIRDYCRAHGVDKGYISFGASSLLLLKNRKGAAWDLSLTHPRGTETNPTYCTLPAMDLTASTSGDYQNYYVVDGVRYSHLVNPTTGRPANGDLLSVTVLSPNACMGDALSTALTVGGLDRLKAFATGEYAKANGIRVVAVYRTDDGLAVYSTADDLSVHLE
- a CDS encoding 4Fe-4S binding protein, whose amino-acid sequence is MARIISNECISCGSCAANCPVEAIAEGDGKYEINPNECIDCGACEASCPVGAISEK
- a CDS encoding NTP transferase domain-containing protein; the protein is MVALILAGGWGKRFGGHQAGDKQLATVDEDECTLVDYALYDAIRAGVTRAVIVVAKENAARFAQTVGVRIGGKLSVEYVEQTPPAVYGFDEDCPPLGTGHAFLCGAQGLKEPFVVMNADDFYGREAIAQAVDLSAMGEFGCVVYPAGKTVARTPVHRGICLTEKDKLVGICECTLCRDAVGKLYAEDDTCRRYVSENTAVNMNLYAMQPAIVPTAAKCFATFLAQNARPECYLGDVISEFVGRTHSLFKVVRAKSRWYGLTYAEDLRRVRAAIAKLRRAGEYPPHLWA